The Etheostoma spectabile isolate EspeVRDwgs_2016 chromosome 9, UIUC_Espe_1.0, whole genome shotgun sequence DNA segment ATAGCTAGTAATGAAAACACAGAGACTGCTACAATTCAGTGGGTGTTTCCAGTCCAAAAGactaaattaataaaagttTATAATACTGTATCAAACCcacctttattttatttgaatagcCACAACTCAACAATACACCAACTGGATTTCATCACAACTACAGAAATGTAGTTAGAAAGTTCTCGGGGACTTTTTACATGAAGTCAAAGtgctaaaaatgcaaataatttATGTGCCCACAGAAATAATGTGTGTCATCTTGTATCAATGCTCACCTATGATGACTTCACAGGACTTTACTGCTTGGGTGACCTCATAGGCACAGCGCATCTCTGAGTAGCTGATTCCTCCTACAACAAAAATGATGAGGCGTGAGCCGGTCCGGCGGTCGTCCTGAGAGCTGGCTTTATGCTTCTGACGGGCACTGCGGAGTACAAGGTGGTCGACAGAAAtttacagagagacacaaaacgtGAGAGTTGCATGTGCAAAGTGTGGAAAGGAACAGCAAAATCCACACCCTCgcaagaaagacacagagagggagatggaCAGATATTCAGAACAAACTCTAGATTCCTAAAAAGGACGCAGATTATTCTCCTTAGTAAACCCAGCGGCAGTGACACTTGTAACAGTCCCTTTTGGCACACTCACAAAGCCCGGTCCTAAACATGTTATAATCCAGACATGATGCCATTTAATTTTTTGATGTACCTGGGATTTTCAAAAGCAATAGTGGTCATTTCGGCCATATGGATGGTGGAAAGACACCGGTGGAAGTAGCGGGATTAAACACCTATGATCCCGATATGACCCCGCAAATGAAACTCCTGAAATATAAGCGATGCAAAACGAATGTTTGCCATCAATGTGAACCACACACCCTATTAACAGCTGGAGCTGAAAGTAGTAGCATGAATCACCACTAGAGGGCACTACCTTATCACCCGCTTACTGTCTGGATTTGTCTGTAAaaaacacagactgtatattattggaAAAAGCATCTGGTTCAGTGAAGTGCTGCAAATGTAGAAGTGCCTTAAACcggcattctatctgaattccaccAAAGGGCAACAGGTGCGGCTGCAAGAGGTGGTTGTTTTCTGTAGAAGTTTATGAGAAAGTATGacgtatctctctctctctctatctctctcatgggtaggccaaattctctgggcgggcaaagcagagaaaagggaggtaaccttgcctcttatgaggtcataaggggcaaggttacctcccttttctctgctttttctgATTCCAGAGCTTTCGTTTTCTCAacggcagagcaggatacccagggctcgNNNNNNNNNNatcgccatttctagccacagggggaccataggcagactgggggaactctcattaatgttaaaaaaaactcataaagtaacattttcatcCCATGGgactttaagtcttctgcaacacagaataatgttcattttttttaaattatggtcTTGATGATTTTAAAATCGGCAATAAAAAAGGgagtgttttagggcgtggctatgatatGATTGCCAGTGAATGTGTGTAACATAACGTAGAGCGTAAgcagctcctccctcactcctcccggTCATCTGAAATAGTCACATcagcaaccaggatggctgcgcccatAACGGCAACTTTGACaactcatagcagatctccacaaaccaataggtgacgtcacacatgctctgttcactaattttacagtcaatggtaaaaacaaataagGACCTTTTGTGTGTAAAACATGTCCCTTTTGAGTGACAGTATAAAAATATGTAGATATATTTCTAAGAAGTGTTCTAACACATGTAAACAAGGCATGAGCATTGGACATTAGGTTAGCAATTGGGATGAACCCGTAAAGATCACagcatttttaaaagaattcaTAATTATCCCCAGAAAATAAGTGACCCAGGTCTAGTGtgataaaaaagaaaccaaCTACTGTACCTGACAGCCCCGGAGCCATTCCAGGCAGCAGGACACTCAGACTGGTGTGGCCACTCTGTGGTGTCCAGTTTGTTCTCCACGGCATCCTGAAAGTTACAGATTTGTAATACATCTGTCATTTGTAAAAGTTAAGTCCCATAGAGACCAAAAACCTTTTTGGGCAAGCCAATACACACATTTGACTATAACTTTAATGAAAGTAAACATAAGCGGTCTACTACTTTGAAGTAGAAGACCCCTCTGTGACCGAGAACCAACAGCAGGTGTAATCTTTGGACTGGCATGACCATTTCTCATGCCCAGTACAAGATGCATCAGgggatttaaaaatacagcctaaaACAATCTGCTGTCAAACACTTTTCAGTCTCAGAGACTTTCAATTTTAGCTAAACTGAAGTCTAAACAGATACTGCATTTCGACTTCTGGCACTTACAGCATGTCACTGAAAACTACACAGATTTATTTGGGTCGGTTTCCTGCTGCAAAAGGAAACTGTTCACCACAATTTACAGGAAACCAGGTGCTTGGGTGTTGACTGCTCAGAAATGGCTTTTTCAGGTAATAACAGAAAAGGGAAGTCAAAATGAGGAGAAGACACAAAGAATGTTTCATGTTATATATCAGCCAGATGTCCTGCTTTTTGGAATATTACAATAAacttacagtacatgcaaatCCTATCTGTAATGATGTGCAACAATGAGCCTTCTCAACTGGTAAACCGCAGACTTAATGTTTTGCTTCTAAGACAATCTCAACTTTCTTTGGGACCAGTTTCCTTAATGGACATCACTTGACATACTAACATGTGGAATTTCAGTTCTGTGCAATTACAGAACTGAAATTAAGTAATTAGGTTTTGGAATAAATCTTATAAAAATTTTATACCAAAGGGCATAGGAGAAGCGCTGCCTCTCAGTTCCCCATCTATTTTAGAGAATTAGACTCAACAGCAGATTATTAAATGTAACAGTCTCAGAGCCGTTATATTAATAACAGCTTACAATCTCAAAACAAGTGGGCACAAGCAAACTTCATCCAAGACAGTGTGAAAGGTAGGTTGAGAGTAATGTGTGTGTAGCATGTCTCTTTTTACAGTGACATCTTACCTGTTTTAACACAAACATGTCACCTCACTACAATAACCTCTTCTATGGAAGGCGTttgcatacatactgtaaacaCATTTGAGGATCAGACAGCAGGATGTGGCTGAAACAAAAGGAACATCCTCAGGGATCATCACATAAGTGGTGCATTATTGTCCCTTGTGGATGCTAAGATAATGTCTTTTACAAATGGATAAGGAAGTACAGaagaaacatactgtacatgtaacaCTACCTAACCTCTTTTTGTGGTTTCATAGTTCTGTTCATTATTTTTCAGTGACCTAGATCGGGCTACATGTTGAGATTTGTAAGAGATAACTCAGGTTGATGCCGGAACTTCTTTTTCCTTCCTATCCAACATCCTATCTTTACCAACTTTAAATCACTGCTTCCTAGTTGAATCCAAATCCTTTTCTCTGGAGTTATGCTActtcattcattattgcatCCATAATTGCTAAGCCTCCTCTTTAGCAAAGCAAATTTAATCAGAGAGTTTTCAAAGAGCTGTATATaaattgtataaaataaaaaaggtgtaAATGCAATGTGATCATGCAAAAATGATACTAATGCTAATACTTTGTACAATACAACATACAATATGGTAATCTGCTCTCACTGACCTCCATCACATCTTTTATAACAGGAGTCCATCTGGAAAGGTTGTAAGTCTGATCCTGGGAACGATCCCGTCTAGTTGGTTTGCGAGAGAAGAAACTGGGCtagaaaacaaaagtacaagAAACAGTAAGCAGGGTTCAGCTGAGACTAAATTGAATAAATGAacaatgatttttattttatttttttaagaaaagaaaaaagaaacccattttTCCTCATTAGTACTTTAACCCATGGTTATGCTTCCTCTTCTGCACATACCGATGTGATGATAGGGACCCCCAGCTCTTTCCAGTTCAGGATAAATTCGCGTTCGTCCTCGATCTTAACATGCTGGATGAGTTTGCTTAAGTTCTCGTCAGTTGTTcctgttctcacacacacacacacacacacacacacacacacacacaaaaaattgtGTGTCACCGATATTTTCCTTTGTGCGCTTCTGCGCTGCAGGCCATACAAATTATCACAGCCATTAAGTCTATGCTTGATATTCCACCAGATTGTTTTTCATTAAcatgagagaaaagagaaggtgCGGAGTTTAATTCCAGGAGTGCTTGCTCTGTAAAGTATATGTAGAGACAGCAACACTTTACTTGTTTTCTAAATAAGAGCGACatgacactgccatgacacagtcatgacacatgaaccctaaccttaaccacaactttttatgacaaaaccaaatgacaccgactaaaaaaatcattatgtcataaacgtgacatgtttataatgttttatgacacgttcatgacagtgttatGTCACTGTTATTTAGAAAACCTTAAGTGTAACCGTACAGACAATTTAATCTGCAAGTCGGGCAGGAAAGACGCTCCGCTGCTTCTGAGATGCTCCCAGTCTGGAATGACGCATGGCAGAAGACGGAACAAAACCAGAAGCAGCACAGCCAGTGGAAAACGGCCTGTAGTTTATTATGGCTGCATCCTCTTAGTCAAATACTTAGCAATGAAGGTCTTGATCAACAAGGACGTCCATTTTAGTTCCATTTTATGGTCTTGGAAAATGATATCCACATTCCTGTGGCATAATTGCAAGTTTGCTGTACCGTTGAGGCTGAAGATGTAGAGCAGCACAGCTCTGATCTTGTCGTGGGTGCTGTATGGGTTGAGCAGCACAGGCAGAAGGGTCCTCATGGGATCTTTCACCTTCACGCCCTCCACGTCTAATCCCACTGCAAGATCCTACACAGAAACAAACCTTAttttacagtgctgctcataagtttaggttttttttttttatcatcttttggaatctgatcttaatgcctttgttaaaaaaaaggacacaaattttctttgtgaatggataatgtattgtaaataaataattggcatggggtactttccataaagtCATCTCTCAGtccaaatcaaaccagctattgttttaactcaaataaagcaatgccaatctctatgtatggtcaAGGGTTTGTGAGGATGTGGgagtattttaattccaaaggccaagggaactttatcaggatgcatattatcctggatccatgaaataactggcctttaaaaataaaaccctgCCTGCCTCtaagggaatttaacataggggtgtattttaagaaagaacatttatttatttacaatacattattcattcacaaagaaaattgccatccttaaaggttggagttttcctaatgttttattcctctttttagtcaactttagcatggatTCCTAAACTTACGGGCAGCACTGTATATTTTGTTTAGGCAGGTAATATTGTgaatgtttgcatgtttttatttattcacaaaagcTCCACATATTTCACATTTGGATGCTGACTAGTATAACTAACACACTTCACATGTCTCTCTTAAGGAGGTGGCAAGAGGTCAAACTGGGTAAATAACTACAGAAAAGTACTCAAGTCTCTTGCTCAAAAGGAAAATGTTTGTTCTCATGAGGTTTTCTACCTGGCAAAAGTTAGACCTACTCTGTAAACCACCGCACCCACTGACTTGTTCAATCAAGGTTAAGTGGTAAAAAAATACTCGCCACTTGTTTCACCAAAACAGATGATGGAGCACACACAGACCTGTTCAGCTTTGCAGAGTTTCTCCACGTTGTTTGCGAAATGGTGCATGCAGTCCTCGGCCAACTGCAGATGAATAGTTTTCTAGAATTCAGACAGGgagaaaagttgaaaaaatatgaacagaACTATGTACAAGCATAGTTACTGGAGTGAAAGACAAATATATTTATCACAGAGTCCAGAAACTGTGactttctgttgtgttttgcttCTGAACATGGTGACGTCAACCCCACATAATAGCAGGCTCCCAACCCAACCACGACATAATGATCATTTTACTCTAGAATTAGAGATACCACCCCAAAGCAACTGAATTAATATTGGTGCCCCATACCTCAGTGACTTGTTTACGGAATGCGGGCATCTTCTTCATCATCTGGGCCAAATTGCTAATAgtgatctgaaaaaaaaagaattatttgcacaatacattttaagtaTGAAATACAGCTCAAGAGATCGGGCACGCAGATCAGAAGAAACCACAGCACTGTACCTTCCCATCTGGCTTCCCTTCTTTCTTGCTAGCAGATATTTCCTTTACCAACTTGCGGATTTGTCTATTATGAGAAGATAAAAAGGGGTTAGTGTTGGGATGCCGACGACAGCAACGGGACACCTCCATCGTTCAGAACTTGCTCACTTACTCTGAGACGTCAGCAATGTGCTTGTGCCTCAGCTTCACCCAGAGCATGTCGTCCTCATTCAGCAAGGCCTGCTTCTCTGAGCCATCTTTAGCCTTGTACCTGGCAACCATAACAACCAGATAATTgttagtagggctgcacaatatagtttgttttgttttgttttttgaaatcgTCATTGCGATATCAATGGTGCAATGTACACATCgcaaaaggctgcaacatattgCGAAAGGCACAAAGATTTGagaattgaaagaaaatatcagtggAAAATGGCACTCTAAAAAGTAACTTGTTCTCTTATTAGTGGTgcattttatattcaattcaaacttcaataaaagaatgttggaaatgatttacttttatttgtttaaaattcaacaagcaacttgctgtgttttagcagaataatgaaagcagcagaaatgcagatcTGAGAACATTTTAATATCcgtttatttatcgcaagtaatatcgttataTTCAACCACATTATTGCATAtctcatattttcctcatatcgtgcagcccttgTTGTTAGCTAGGAATGTATTGTCTAAATTTAAGAACACTGTGTCCGCCATATGAGCATGGGGATATGGAGCAGTGAGcatattgtgtatgtgtgactaTGGTGAGATTCAGTAGGAAAAGCTTGTATTACTTGTAGGTGTCGTTCTGGATATCAATGAGGTCGTAAGCCATGGCCTGGTAGGTCAGCTCATGCAGGATGGGGCTGACGGGGTCAATACCTCTCTCCACAATCAGCAGCTGGGCCTGGGTCTTTTCCTTgtgatgggggagggggggcagcggGGGGGAGGCAAACAGATAAAGTGTAAATATTACACCACATTTTCTATAGAAAACTAAACCCAGTGGTTATTGTCTGACAGTGACATTTGGcctttttccttcctttatGCGATACTGCTGAGCTGCTACCGAGCCGCTTTTCCATTTTCCAATTTCTGGTGAAGAGCAACTACATACTCTGCTTAAGGCAAAGGAGGGAATCTTTTCTGCTTTTACTGGAAAATAATACAGTCATTTCAGGGTCACATTTACTCCCTGGGCTAAGatcttgtgttttctgtcaacATTCTTTCTGCAGCAGGTGTCTCACCTTTTTCTTGCCGCTGTCATCCAGCTCATAGTGTTTGGCCAGTTTGTTGTCCACCATCTCGGCAAGGATCTTGGCATTCACCATGTTGCTGTTATGACATAAAAAGTTTTCAATGAGTTATTACAGTTATGATAATACACAGCAAGGCTGCACAGCTTTTGTTTCATATGGTCTGACTGTGGCTTGTGTACGGGTAGattttgtatgtatattgtgGGGAAAATAAACTCGTACTTCATGTAAGATAATGAAAGCCACACATTGATGTCATTTGGATTCACATTCAATTTTAAGACGTTTTAAGGTCCAGCAAGGTGAAGTGACGCTTGCTACTGCATTTAAGCTTCATTTCTTTTATGCCACTGTAAGGTTACATATTCTATGGTCTCGATTCCAGCTTTTCTGATAAAAAGTCTCATCATACTTGGGGGCTGAGGTGTGTTGTAAGCTGAGAAACCAAGTCTTCTCTGGCTTACTTCTTGTATCTGACCCCGGGGTACTCGTCTAACGTGGCACAAAGCGTGACAAGCTGGTCTGCGAGTGTCTccagtgtctttgttttgtcCTGACTTTTGGGACTGTAGATTCTTTGGAAAGCCCCCGGATTATCACATGTGAACACCTGAAAAGCATTCAACACACCAGAGTCTAAAAGAATTTCTCTCTATAAACTATGCACGtagtaataaaataaagcaaccTATGGATCTTTTCTTCTTCAAGAACTTAACACCTGATATTCAACAGAAACCAATAACTCTGATTTACTTTGAGAAAATGTCTAAACAAGTGGGAACCTAAAGGCCTtctcccccccctttttttcaaaatacagaGAACAACCAGTTACAGTTCCCAAGCCACTGGTGTAATACAAAGTTTGTCAAATCATTATATCATAGCTTAAAGCAGACAACGCCCATTGGAGTCCCTCaaaattagggctgggcgatatggagaaaatcatatatcacaatatatttgACCAAAAACCTTGATATAAATACCATAACGAAATTGTAGTCTTGACAACGgatgctttcacaaaatgtttacacaatgagatttttgataaataatcatcagtaatatggatataatgactaagtgggtaaaggcaaataatagaacagttgactaaatgacatcactttactgtaatgcagcctttaaaacaagaaaaagacacaacttaagccatattacaatatccaaaatctaagacaccATCTAGTCTCATttaacaatatcaatatattgcctaGGTCTACTTAAAATACTGCAAATCTCTTTCACCCAGTGGTAAGACACTGAACACCACGTTAGTTTTCCGTCAGTTAACAAATAACAGTCCGATTAAAACAGAGGAAATAGAGATTTACAGAAGAACATAAAAGAACAAACTCCTTAAAGACTCACTTGTGCCTCTAGTGGCATGAAGGACATGTTTATTTCCTTACAGACTCGTATGTACTTTGCACAGTACAGCTTCATGTTGTTGAACAGGTCATCGGGACAGTCTGTGGGACCAAAAAAGCTTTTAGTTTGTATCTAACCTGTTTAtcaacacaaataaagaaatcatCGAAACAACATTTTGATCATGTTGGATaaatttctttttgacatttattttcctATTGTAGTATCTTACTTACAGTCCGTGAAATAAACATATGCTGCTTTATATTTTGGTTTGGTCTTGAAGTCAGCAATGAAGGCATCAAcacactatgaaaaaaaaaatgaaaaaattagATTTGAGATATCACGACAGAAattggcagaaaaaaaagacatcaccAGAATGAAAATTAATTTTGGAGCAATTAGAAACTTCAATCCAACCAGCGATATCATGACAGGAATATAAAGGCAAACCTCAGCGGTTGGTGACATGAAGTAGATGGCCTTCATTTCTGGAACAGGCTCTCTGCTTTTGAACAGGTCCTCCACGACTaaagaaacaacacatttattttaacagagTAACTACAGAAATCCACATACAGAGTGCAGTTAGTTTGGTTTATTACCGGTATTATATGACAAGGACTGTTTTACTGTTATGGGAACCTACTTGTTATTTTCTCTGACATCAGATCGGACATTTTGCAGCATGATGAGAGGAGCTTGGTGGTGAAGGGGTCCAGAATCAATACctgtaaaaaaagataaataggtATTGGTCAGTTAAACGATGTATCACACTGTAATATGTTGCCAGAAATTGCAATTCTATTCCAGTCACAGTGCACAAGTGGACTCTATCAAATAAAAGTTGGATCTGTGATGTTGAGGTATTGCAATTACAATCTTAGACTGTATTGAGTACAAGGAGGATTGTCCTACCTTCCATACTTCAGAGTTCTTGCAGTCTGTAATAATTGTATCTTTTATTCCTGTAAGAGACACAGAACATGACTTGGGAATAACAACATGACTgaaatcagaaaaagaaaacttacCATTTATGACAACCCTACCTAAGCTGTAGCTTGGTTCTAGTGCGGAAACACTAAAGAAATGTAATGAagtgattaaaatgtaattttacgCTCTTCAAATTTGTGATTTGTCatcatttttggtattttacCAACTCCTAAATAACCACTGGAAACATTATGAATCATCAGGTCACAGCAGTTTTCCTGAATGTTCCTAAATAAGCTATTCTATTATACTTGCATTACATGACCAACCATGTTAGAGATGTACTGTACGTGTGGATAGTTTGACAAAACAAGTCATTGTGATTACACTCTTTggtttatgaaataaaagaaagtgtGTTAAAACTCGAGACAGTTTAAGTGTCTGAAGTACACAACCAATTAGCTACAGTAGGCTAAAACTACTGCAGTAATACAACTACCCCGCAATACATCGTAACGTCTTCATCTTAACATTTTAGACGTTAATCCAACTTCATGGAGACTTTTTCTGAGACTGTGATGCATATTATAACCTTTACTATATCAGCTAAGTAAGTTCTGTTTACATTAGACTGGATCCGTTTTAGCTATCGGCTACATGTAACTAGCGTTACCAAATAAAATCCGACAAATGAGTGTAAAGTTATAATTTCCCTTATTTTAACCTCAACCCAAGCTCTTAACCCCAAACAGCCATCTCTGCGACATCTTTAACTAGCAGCTGATGACACACCCGCCTGCAGATATGAGGCATAACATTAGATATATGGATATGAGGTGgggctcagagacagaattTGACCTCATTCCGACTACTCTCTTCAAAAGTGGGATAACAACACTCCCTGTCAGTAAAGTTATGATAAACAAGGGTGCCAAGTGGAAACACAAGTGCCGTCTGCGATGACCCTATCGAGTCTCTGTTTAACGTTATATGTTGAGAGAGTCTTCACCCAATTCGGTTTAGTAAACTTCCGTTACGATGAACAGAAGAATGAAAATGTCCCTCCAAGATGCAAAGTCCCAAACGGTAAATAAAACAGCACGTACTCTGTAGAACTTTAAGTTTCacatgtacaataaaccttCCCCGTTTGGGTGAACTTACTTTTCCAAACTATTCTTTTCAGCCCGTGATCACTGCCCGtcgccatcttgttttttttttgcgcctcttcctcttcctgtccCACCGAagtaaagttggttttatattggacgTTGGATATTCGACATATTCGACGCAGCTTGACGTTTTGACCTAACTCAGCTAAAATCCCCAACACATAACCcaaagcttcttctttttttttcaaaaaacacaccctttgattttataattattttaaaatgttaaaaaatgctATAAATCTATTATGCAGCTTGActtaatgtatactttatatgtattctttttattttaatggatacttttctttttgaccAAACTCAAAAACTCAGCAGACGCTGTCAGCAACAGTGTGAAAGAAGGTTACCGCTTACACTGATGTTGaaatatatacttatatatatataagctggcaggacggtctgaaagGTTTTGCGTGGTTTCGCTGTAGGTTTTGTTGgtaaaatgtgagatgttcaaTCAAAGCAtatcttcatatcagaaatcTGAATTTTAGCGACGCATGTGCGACGTCAAACCaatctcactcccgcttggtcggcggctctcagagtcacatactgatacaaagtctggctCGTGGGACTGCTGCGATTGGTTGAAGTCCCGGGAAAttctggttattggtcaaaagtaaaaaataattataaaatcaaggttttttttttttttttttaaatgtgtagggGTGTTATGTGTAGGGGAATTAGCTGAATTCCACAGAAGTGTTTTGAGATCAGTAGGTCAAAAAGATGTTTTGAATGTGTCTAAAATCCAAcgtccaatataaaaccaactttaccacggtAACCAACTTTACCCAGTCATGGAGCGCTGTAGTTCTCTTAATATACAGTACGTCAATAGTGTAGTTTTTAATAGGCTACTATAGGCCAAACCGTGGCTGTATTATGTAATTTGAACATTTCTGCtttagatatactgtacagtataatttaaattgGCAATCGTTATATATTTGAATCTATGTCTAAAGCCATCCCCAACTAAAGGAATCTTAACACACCCTATCACCGCTTGTCTCCCACAACTTTTTGTTGAAGGATGTGACTTTAATGAAatcaaaattcaaaacaaaacaattaaacttacGTTTACTTAGCCTACATCTCCATACCTTGTATCTTTCAGAAACTCAATTTCCcaaatctatttaaaaataactaTTCACCTAtcttattaataattataactCCCTTAAGCAAAATAAATCCATCCAATGATTTGGAATTGAAACTAATACGTGTGGATTTTGTGATGATACTGAAATGACTGgtcatttatttttccattgtaTTCTGAAGCCTTAAGACTGGATACATGAGGGGCTTTGTCCTGGGTTCTTCGACCTAAAAACTTTATGTCACACCTCaatgaagaaagagagggatTTGAGGCCTTAAGGTAGGGGAATCCAATTCCTTTGTCAGACCCCTATTATGCCACATTTTGTGGTATCTTACATCCTTGAATATAGACTATCATGCCTATAGCTACTGAGGTGTTTCCTTCTCACGCTAACCAACCTGCACCTGCCCTAAGGTGCATCTCTCTGCTTCGCTATGACTGGACATTTCCCTCCAGTGGGAGGGACCAGTTGCAGGTATTCCAACCAGCATAGACACCAGCTCAGAAAAGGTCAGTTTAGAGTAAAGCACTTTCACAAAATAAGTTCTAACAGAAGCTGCAGAGCGTGAGAAAAAGTGAAAGACAGAAGTGAAAAATGGGGCCTATGAAGTGGCTGGTGACTTTTGTCTTGCTGGGCATATGCTCACAGGTACAGTAATGGAATAACATTTGTTATAATAGATAGCTAATTTCAAATTCATGCACAAAAATCTTGTATTGAAAAGAGAGGAGCACATGCAATGGAACCTTAAATGAATAGTTAATTACTTGGTAGTAACtcaaatttatttaaacaattgtttataatgttttctCATCTAAATTTGCAGGCTGCTGCCCAAGGTACTGTATGTTCTCTTTTACCATAAATCC contains these protein-coding regions:
- the stxbp3 gene encoding syntaxin-binding protein 3, with the protein product MATGSDHGLKRIVWKRIKDTIITDCKNSEVWKVLILDPFTTKLLSSCCKMSDLMSEKITIVEDLFKSREPVPEMKAIYFMSPTAECVDAFIADFKTKPKYKAAYVYFTDYCPDDLFNNMKLYCAKYIRVCKEINMSFMPLEAQVFTCDNPGAFQRIYSPKSQDKTKTLETLADQLVTLCATLDEYPGVRYKNNMVNAKILAEMVDNKLAKHYELDDSGKKKEKTQAQLLIVERGIDPVSPILHELTYQAMAYDLIDIQNDTYKYKAKDGSEKQALLNEDDMLWVKLRHKHIADVSEQIRKLVKEISASKKEGKPDGKITISNLAQMMKKMPAFRKQVTEKTIHLQLAEDCMHHFANNVEKLCKAEQDLAVGLDVEGVKVKDPMRTLLPVLLNPYSTHDKIRAVLLYIFSLNGTTDENLSKLIQHVKIEDEREFILNWKELGVPIITSPSFFSRKPTRRDRSQDQTYNLSRWTPVIKDVMEDAVENKLDTTEWPHQSECPAAWNGSGAVSARQKHKASSQDDRRTGSRLIIFVVGGISYSEMRCAYEVTQAVKSCEVIIGSSHILTPTGLLDDIKALSKGPMETFTIEERSNA